In Grus americana isolate bGruAme1 chromosome 17, bGruAme1.mat, whole genome shotgun sequence, the following proteins share a genomic window:
- the DBNDD2 gene encoding dysbindin domain-containing protein 2, producing MSGPGAQSRSRRLPVDMEQAQRSLDAEQMQQQQLKLRDRQKFFEEVFQHDVDFFFPMSHLQIEHRRPPLGSISSMEVNVDMLEQMDMMDLSDQDTVDVFLGCGTEESSVAGPLPGSDANQCPEEITLQMPNAAESKSRISSTSSVSTDLNSLDTSEEGAETPVVQSDEEDLQEDSPKEQEAKS from the exons TTGACATGGAGCAGGCACAACGGAGCCTGGATGCAGagcagatgcagcagcagcagctgaaactaCGGGACCGGCAGAAGTTCTTTGAGGAGGTTTTCCAGCATGACGTGGATTTCTTCTTCCCTATGTCTCACCTGCAGATAGAGCATCGGAGAC CCCCCTTAGGCAGCATTTCCTCCATGGAGGTCAACGTGgacatgctggagcagatggaCATGATGGACCTGTCAGACCAGGACACCGTGGACGTGTTTCTGGGCTGCGGGACAGAGGAGAGCAGCGTCGCTGGGCCCCTGCCAG GGTCAGATGCCAACCAGTGCCCAGAGGAAATCACTCTGCAAATGCCCAACGCAGCTGAGAGCAAGTCACGTATTTCCTCCACGTCCTCTGTCTCCACGGATCTGAACAGCCTGGATACCAGCGAGGAGGGGGCTGAGACTCCCGTGGTGCAGTCGGATGAGGAGGACCTGCAGGAGGACAGTCCCAAAGAGCAGGAGGCAAAAAGCTAG